The DNA sequence atgtataCATGTTTTTAATTACTGTTTGTATACTGCTTTGACTTGCACCACAaattaagcagtatatcaagtctcatAAACGATCAGACGGATGGGTTAGAAAATTAATAATGAAAATGACATTTAATTTTGTGAGGTTAgggttctactactactactattactattaattatttctatagtgctaccagatgcacgcagcggtgcacagagtcacaaataagaaaatagtccctgctcaaaagagcttaaaatctaaacaggcaagacagacaaacaggatgtcatggatacagttaaggggaacggttaccgtattttcacgcagataacgcgcacccgtgtaaaatgcgcacacgggtatagcgcgcagaaaccacgattttatgtacaaaaacttttgtataccgcactcacgggtataccgcgcatgctgcccgactgtcctttatagtttataagaattaacatgtttctgttcttgttgctgaattcatactcactaactctagattaaaagttataaggttgtttataagaatgaacccaaaccctcctggccacggcgaccccctacccccaccccgcactacattacgggcaggagggatcccaggccctcctgccctcgacgcaaacccccctccctccaacgaccgccccccccaagaacctccgaccgcccccccagccgacccgcgacccccctggccgatccccacgacacccccacccgccttccccgtacctttgtgtagttgggacagacgggagccaaacccgcctgtccggcaggcagccaacgacggaatgaggccggattggcccatccatcccaaagctccgcctactggtggggcctaaggcgtgtgggccaatcagaataggccctagagccttaggtcccacctgggggcgcggcctgaggcacatggtcgggttgggcccatgtgcctcaggccacgcccccaggtgggacctaaggctccagggcctattctgattggcccacgcgccttaggccccaccagtaggcggagctttgggacggatgggccaatccggcctcattccgtcgttggctgcctgccagacaggcgggtttggctcccatctgtccggccaactaccaaaggtacggggaaggggggtgggggtgtcgtgggggtcggccaggggggtcgcgggtcggctggggggggcggtcggaggttcttgggggtgggcggtcgttggagggaggggggtttgcgtcgagggcaggagggcctgggatccctcctgcccataatgtagtgcggggtgggggtagcgggtcgccgtggccaggagggtttgggctccctcctggcccgatattgtcggggagttggggagtcggccgggcaagagggcttgggctccctcttgctccgatcgtgggtgcgggtgggagcgcgtgcgagcagtcgttcggggtgggggtgcgagcggtcctgctggggggggggtgaatcgggcgtcgggcggggtgggaactatgtaaaaaaaattttgtataccgcgctcacgcgtataacgcgcgaggggtatgcgcggtaggtaaaaacgcatataatgcgcgcgttatatgcgtgaaaatacggtaatcagcaggctggattggagggcagaggaataggtttaaggattgaaagctatatcaaaaaggtggattttcagtctgcttttaaacaagggaaggggcttgatggacaaactggagtaatttattccaggcacagggggcagctagatgaaaggaacgaagtctggaattggcaatggaggagaagggtaacacaaagagtgacttaactgaggaacggagttccctgggaggtgtataaggagagagaagcgaggagagatattgaggggcagcagaatgaacacatttgtaggtcagcaacaagatcttgaactgtatgcgatggcagattgggagccagtgaagtgatttaaggagaggggtgacatgagcgtagcaaggttggtagagtcatgcagcagagttttgcacagattgcaaatgggagaggcgacactgcaggataccagttaggagtagattgcagtaatctaagggtgaggttacaagagcttggacaagggtccgggtagtgtgctcagagaggaaggggcgaattttggtgatattgaagagatagaagcgacaggtcttagtaGCTTGTTGgatatgcatagaaaatgagaggtcagcatcgaagaccactccaaggttaGCTTGACCCATGTAAgtgcagaattaaaggaggtcaacgtaaatttaaagtgaagaaagtTCTATGATCTTACCTGCTCTTATGTTGCCTGACTCCAGTTCTCACtcttaatttgcaaatgcatctcattTTAGATTTCCATTCAACTTTTAGAACTAAAAGTGGAATTGCTTTGTGCATTTTCTATTTGGTAGAGTCACTCAAGGCAAGGGATTAATGCCCAATGGCACCAGCAGATTTACTTGCAAAGGAAAGCAGGTTTTTCACTTcatggggactagcaccttctctGAATATACTGTTGTGGCTGATATATCCCTCGCTAAAGTAGATGATTCAGCCCCTTTGGATAAAGTCTGCCTCCTGGGCTGTGGCATTTCAACAGGCTACGGAGCTGTTGTCAACACCGCCAAGGTAAGATGTTGAATCCTCTCACTTGTTGGCATTCAGGTAGTGGGATCTTAAGAAGTGCAGATGATGGGCTGAGAGGCACCTTGAGGCTGGGAAATATGGTCACTGTGGAGATCAGATCTGGCATGGAATTAGGAAAGGTAAAACGGATGTGATGGTCTTCATCCATGGCTGCTTTACCTTCCACAGGTTGAATCTGGCTCTACCTGTGCTGTGTTCGGTCTGGGAGGCGTTGGTCTTGCAGTGATCATGGGTTGTAAAATAGCTGGAGCCTCTCGAATCATTGGGGTTGACATCAACAAGGACAAATATTCAAAGGCAAAAGAGTTTGGAGCCACCGAGTGCATCAGCCCAAACGACTATCAAAAGCCTATCCAGGAGGTGCTGATTGAGTTGACTGATGGTGGAGTGGATTATTCCTTTGAATGTATTGGGAATGTTGCTGTCATGGTAAGTGGCCATGGCACATTGATTagcttgtttttattattttacctTGATACAAGGAAATTAACATTAATGTTTGATGCAaaaccattcatttttcacagacaTATTAAGTAAAATTTTATCAAAGTTTTTCTACTATAATAAAATTCTTTAGTTTGGTTTTCCTGAGGGGGGGGACATGCGAGGGCAAAGTaatagtctttatttatttatttatttattttaaaaatttatatgccGCCTTTAAAcaaagcggtttccataaaacataaacatacataattgcaGAGTATAAAACTAAATTACAGTaccataaaatatattttctttaaatagaaaagaaagaaaaagaaaaccatttGCACCCAACAAATGAACAATGCCCAAGCAATTAATAACAAAGGCCCTTAGGAATCCACTTCCTGACTCAAACACAGAGTCAGTACAGAAGTTACATCGATCAGGAAATATCTTAATGTGAAAGCTACTTCACTGTATAACTTTAAAGTTACAGGAGAAGTGTGTAAGCAAGGCAGCGATAGCTACAATAACCTCTGCCATTCTTTGAGCTTCTGTAGCTGTAGAAAAGATTTCCAGGAtccatttttttaacattttagttAAATATTACATTCATTTTGTACTGTAATATTATGAGGTTTGTCAGGTGACTCAAACAAAGGGCCCTGAATAGCAGCTGGAGGATATGATTTCTCCCCTGCCACCCATCATTGAGGAAAGACGTTTCAAGAATAAAGAATTTCTTCTTTGATCTGAAAAGTTTCTTTGCTGAATAGATTTCTTCCTGTCAGATTAAACCAAGAAATTCAAGACCACGTGGCAGTAAAGGATGAAGGGCTTTCTATACCTGTTATCTGACCTGACTGCTATATTTGCTGTTCTGCCTAGTAGGTCCCCTATACCTTGAATCAGGGACATAGTCACAGGTGGGTTTGGGCCCACCCAGTTTGAGGTCAGGCCCTCCCAGCAGCAGTGCACTTTAAATACAGTGCAGGCATGGAGGGAACAGACTGAGCTCCTATGTTGCTTTCTTCATTAGTCGGGGGCAGCGATTTccacatgctgcctgccgctaacctgGAAGCCTCCCCTCTGCTGTGTCCCACCCAGGAAGTTGTCCTGCCCCCTCTGTTACAACATTCTGGGTGGGAcacagcagaggagaggcttctgagTTAGCAGAAGGCAACGAGTGAAAATTGCTGGCGCTGACCCAAGAAGAGAGCAATGCAGAAGCCCAGTCTGTTCCCCCCTCTCTGGCTAAAGGAGAGTTGTTGGTAAAGTaggatgagggagggaaggggagatgctgagtTGGGAAAAagagggatgagagagggaaaattgctggacatgggatggaggggatggggaggaagggagagatgcagtaGAAAGATGAGAGGGGCCAGAAAAGGGGTTAGGGGAGGTCAAGAAGGaagaaaatgttggatatggggcTCAAGGGGAGGGAGCGATGATGcatgagggagagagggagaaatattggacatgatggtggaggggaggaatgggaagagagatgttggacccaggacacaagggagggagagatgttgggcatgggtgtggatgagagggagggagagatacataTGAGgtagagaggggagaaagaaggagataTTGGATTCAGAAATAAAAGGGAATGATGGAGAGCGGGAAGAGGGTGAATGCTGGACCATGGAGGGGAGGGCAGAAggtaagaaagaagggacagggagatgAGAGGCTATGAAGACAGGGGAAGGaaaaagggagcagatgctgagcCAGAAAGGTGGAGGAAGGAACAACTGGGAATGGTAGAACTATGTGGGAGAGATCAGGAAGAGTGGGGGGTTAAGGAAACGAATGAGAAGATAGTGATTACAGTCAGGCAGAATTATGGTAATAGGGAGTAGATTAAAGATGAAAAGGAATAGATAAGACTGGGGAAGAAGTGGGTTGGGGAATAGGAGAGCAAGTAGATGAGAATGGGAATTTTATAGGTAGCTGAAAAATGAAAAAGAGAAGAGTAAGAAAGAGGGTACAATTTGAATTGAAAAgcagaagagaaacaaaaaggaAAGAGCAAGAAAGGAGCAATTGGTATTTCAGAGGCAGGTATAGTGATggaatggagaggagaagacaaaTGACAACAGCTGCTTGAAAGAGAATTAGATGAGTCAGGAAAGCAGTAAAGAGGACTGGAACCAATGTGATGGGGGGAAAAATcccaacaacaaaaggtagaaaaagcatttttttaatgtattaaaTTGAATATATTAGCTTTAGGGAAATGTGCATAGTTTAACTTCTTGGGGTTCCCAATTCATTTTTTATCTAAATagttttatttctaatttgtgatcccttgCTCTGTATTTGGTGAGGGTTTGTCTGTTTGATAGTAACGGCAGGTGGAGAAATGGAGGGGAGGTAGGGAGGAGAGACTATTGGGGAGGGGGGCTCTCCTTTATTTTCTGACCTGGGCCCTAACAGTTTTCTGCATTAGAAAtaaatccttcccccccccccccaacatttgtTGGTGGGATGAGCCAATCCTATTCAGTATTCATTAAACAATGACTGGCCCATTTCCGGTCGgataggaaaggagaaaccagaaAACTAGACAACCTTCCTCCACCTCTTATAAAAGCTCTCAGATTCAAAGAGCCCCTGATCCAGTGATGATATGGCTAGAGATACCCTTGGCTCTGTGGATTCTCAGTTTGAGAATCTTCACATTGTGGAGGTAGTGCTGACAGGAGACTTCATTGAAGTTTATGGTAACGTAAAACTTTAAGGTTAAATTAAATATTCAGCCGATGGCagtccagaatttttttttttgctgtcgacagccatgtctgggcaccagcattgatAAATGGGTATGTGTAGCTGGCcaacacttaactggttaagtgtcaATATTTAGCCTTTGACTCCTGGCTTCCACCCGGGCTTAGGTGGTTAGCAATATTGTTTATCGGCACTGTCCAATTAAATACTGCTGAACATCAGCAGATAGCTCCGCACAGGTGATTTAAttgggcaggagcctctcctactTGATTAAATCACATTTAAATATGGATCGGTTAGATTTTCTTTGCTGTTGGGGAAAGTTGTAAACTGCAGTAGTTTGCAGTGCATTTTGCTGCATCAAAAGCAGTTCTCCATGTAGCACATTAGTATGCATTTATACACTAATTCCATTAAGATTAGCATAGTGGTTTACTTCTGGTTTAGTGCTGATTTGTGTGTGGAATCTCTtttggagaggaggagatagtggatggacagactggtgggccatttggcctttatctgccatcatgtttttctgTGTGCTTCAACCTTTGCTCCATAGAAAGTTTATTGGATCACTCAAGAAATCCAGGACTGAACTTGATTAGTATGGTTTATTACATTGGCCTATCTAGCAGCAATAAAACCAGAGAGCACTGGTGTAAATGCTTAGCAGATTTTGGGTTCTCCTAGAGCAGTCTTAGTAGCCCCCTCCGCAAATTAGGGCTACAAAATGTTCATAATGAATACGTCTGAAAAATTTTAATATGCTGGATTTCTAGTACatgttctctcttcccccccccccaggatttATTTTATAAGGaggtttttaatttctttttctttgtttctttttttgtgtgtgtgaataATAGCGAGCAGCATTAGAAGCCTGCCACAAGGGCTGGGGCACCAGTGTAGTGGTCGGAGTTGCTGCATCAGGTCAAGAGATTTCCACCCGTCCATTTCAGCTGGTTACTGGCCGTACGTGGAAAGGGACCGCTTTTGGAGGTAAGGATTTGGTTAGACATGAAGAGTCATTCACATCCAACCATAGGGGCAGTTTTTCCTTTCCTTGGTAAAACACAGTGTTCAGTTGTGTGGCTTTTTGGAGAAcgcatgtggacaaatgcaaagtggtgcacattgggaaaaataatccaaatcatagttacctgatgctagggtctGCTTACGGCATcagtacccaagaaaaagatctagatgtcatcataaacaatacactgaaatcttctgcccagtgtgcggtggcagccaaaaaagccaacaggatgctgagaattattaggaaagaataTTATAAGGtctctatattgctccatggtgtgacttcaccttgagtattctggtcactgtatctcaaaaaaagatatagcagaattaggaaaGGTCCAAAGAGTAGCCAAAAGGATAAATGAGgtggaattcctcttgtatgaggaaaggctaaagaggttagagctcttcaccttggaaaagagatggctgaggggagatctgattatcctgaatggtgtagaatgggtaaaagtgaatcaatttttcattctttcaaaaagtacaagacCAGGGgatattacatggaaatacttttaaaacaaataggaggaaatattttttcacacaaagaatagttaagctctagaactcgtTGCAtaagaatgtggtaagagcaattaGTGGGTCTGGgttaaaaaagggtttggacaagtttctggaagaaaagtccataaacatagaatatgatggcagaaaagggccttcggcccaacaagtctgcccactcaaataaccctccccctaagttcttctttgaagtgaacccacatgttgatcccatttgttcttaaagtcagtcacgttattggcctcaactacctgaagtggaagatcattccaatggtcaactaccctttcggtgaagaagttacttcctagtgtcaccatgaaatctcccgcccctgatttttagcggatgccctcttgtcgctgtaggtcctgtaaggaaaaagatgtcttcttccacctcaatactgCCAGTAACGtattgaacgtctctatcatgtcacccctctctctgcgttcctcgagagagaatagctgcaacttacctagacgttcttcatatgggacatccttgagtcctgagaccatcctggtggccaaccgttgaaccgattctattctcagcacatccttctgataatgtggcctccaaaattgcacacagtattccagatgtggtctcaccatcgacctatacagcggcattaccactttgggcttacggctgacaaaacttctccggatgcaacccagcatttgtctagccttggatgaggctttctccacttgattggctgtcttcatatcttcactaatgattactcccaagtcccgttctgcaacagttctagttaaggtctcaccattcagagtgtaggtcccgcatgggtttctgctaccaaggggcataactttacacttcttgggattaaaattcagctgccaaatagtagaccagtgaTCCAGTAAAAGTATGTCTTGTGTCGGGCACGGTACCTCCGCCCACTATGTTGCagaatttagcatcatcggcaaataatgcaattttaccccgaaGTCCCTGAGACAGATctcgtatgaagatattaaataggattggacccaggaccgagccctgcggtactccactgtacacttccgacttttcagagggagtaccgtttaccaccaccctttgatgtctgccactgaatcagtctttaacccatgcagttaatatttctcctagccCCAACGAACTTatcttgttcaaaagtctacagtgtgggacgctatcaaaagccttactgaagtccagatacactacatctagggactctcccttgtctagttgttttgttacccagtcaaagaagctgatcaggttggattggcaggatctcccccttgtaaatccatgctggtggggatccctcagtctctcatCATCCAGAatcatatctaatttgtgtttaatcaatgtttccataagtttacatactattggcatgagacttactggtctgtaatttgcagtctctaacatgcatccctttttgtggagcggaatgacgttagctgttttccaatctaatggaacttttcccgtgctcagagaaagattgaagagtgcagctaacggctctgccaggacatttCTCAATTCCCTAAGTActcctattgagacagacatgggagaaaccactTCTTGTCCTGGGGCTAATAGCATGaaatgtttgggtttctgccaggtacttgtgacctaaattggccactgttggaaacaggatactgggcgcGATTGacaattagtctgacccagtatgatggctagtcttatgttcttacatgtttTCACAGCTTAGAGCTGTCATTTCAGCTGGTTATATAGTCTGAATTGGATGTATAATTCTTTAGTTCTCTGTGGGCTTTAGTCATAtgacagaaataaaaacaaaagttagATTCTCTCATCTGCACTTGTTTTCctcagaaaggaaaatataaaacCAGCGCTACAAGAGTGAGCAAGGGAGGAGATTCTCCTGTGCTTATCTTGGTTGGTGCTTCTGTAGTTCTTTGGCAGGCAGCAGATGTGGGAGCACCCTGGGAATTTGTCCCTCTGGGTCTTTGGTCACTGGGGCTGGTAAATACAAAGCCAGAGATAAACATGTTTGTTCAAGGCTGGAGCAGTAAGCTAGCTCACAAAGGTGTGTGTAGCAAGACCTGTAGTTCTCCCTGTTACAAAACTGTAATTGGAACACAGAAATTAAATGCAACAGAAGTCATGAACAGTGGGgtggatacttttttttttttttgtataagttTTCTGTATTGTAGTTTGGCTTGTTTCTGAAAAATTAGAAATTTGGCTGACCTTTGGGAAAAGGAACCAGTTCTAATGTGCTCAGATTTTCATGCCAACGGACCAGTCCCATAGTCTTATTGATCATCCTCTTACTGCACCCACACCTGTCAGCCAGAGGGGTATGCAGTCCCTATCCTTCATACTGGCACCGCTACGTGTTATGAAGCACCTAGAAAAGCCACATTCATGCTTGCAATGCAATGAGCAGTTGAGGTGAGCTCACTGCAAAATTTGCAGTTACTGCAAGCAAGCCACAAAACAATGACTTTGAGCTATCCAATTGAAATCCTTGTAGCAAATTAGCCCAAGTGTGtttgggtttttattttatttatttatttttttgtgcatgTGTAAAATATATTTGATTTTGTGCACAGAGACGTATTAGTTATGGTGGGAAGAGCTCTTTAAAATGGCTTTCTGATTAAGTTGTCTGAAGCCGAACAAACCTGTTTGTTTTTTAGGTTGGAAGAGTGTGGAGAGTGTACCAAAACTGGTATCTGAATACAtagcaaaaaaaatcaaagttgATGAATTTATAACTCACACTCTGCCATTTGGCAAAATCAATGAGGCTTTTGAACTAATGCATGCAGGGAAGAGGTAAGTGTCTAGTGAACTGTTCTCTAACAAAAATACAGTGATAACCAGCTCAAAGACTTGAGGGAGAGACTTCCTAAAAATTCTCCCTTTCTTCTACCCTTGTCATAATTGCTGTGCTGTTTCATAGTTGGAGCAGCTGGTGTTTCAGTGCCTCACTGGGTGCAGAGTATAGCATAATTTTTAATACTGGTAGGCTGTGGGAGTGCAGAAGAGCTATCAGCTCAAATTTTTTGTAGTTGGAGCAAGAAAGAGTCATAAATGGCACTTTTCTCCCAAATCCCCTTTCTGCTCCTTCACACAGGCAAGCTAGGGCAGCAACTCTAGCAGGGCTTCCCTCCTCTGCCAATGAGGGCTCCAGTCAGGCTGTTTtcctctctccatacccttcctTGCTGGCAGTGACTGCAAAATATGGCTGCCACCTTAAATCGGCACCAGCACATCTATGGGCCTAGCAGCGAGTGGAGTGGAAGAGTGGCCTGGTGGTGTgggccctgaggttgtgggttcaatctcggtgctgctccttttgaccctgggcaagtcacttagcgaTCCATTGCTCCAGATTACCTAACCCTAGTTAGGTTGTGAGCCTGCCGGAACAGATGGGGAAAATACTTAGGGTACCTGACTGCTATTCAATATAAACTGCTTAGgatgtaagtggtatataagaaatataaaTAGCTGGCTGCAGACACTGGATCACAAGATAAGCTGTGGCTGCTAACATCTAATAAGACACTTAAGGTGATGCACATGCCACATGATCTTTGCTCCAAGTTACAGGATCTGTGATCCATTAAAGCTGCAGTTTAAAAAGTCATGAAGGTTAGAAGAAAAGACGCCATGGGCTAGAAATAGCTTAGGGTTATAGTTTGCCCATCTATATCTTAACATATTgtgcaaaaaaaagaaacacattttTCCTACCAGCTTCTCTGCATTTCTGCTCATGAAGCAATTAAACAAGATCGTCTGCAGGACTGAGGCGCACCACTATCTCTATTCTTTCAGGCCATTTCcaaacccagtctgtcactttggggctaTCTGCACTGGCAGTGTTGCTCAGCCATCTTCAGGTGGTAGTCAGGTCTGCAGTATTAGCACATTGAATATGCTTGAGTTAGACACCTGTTGCTTGCACATCTAATATATGCAgatttatcttatgcatatttattgtgctaatctgaaaacccagctggataGATGTGGCTAGAAGAAGATTGAAAAGCATTGCTCTACAGGTCTGTTCTAAACTATTTACTGAAATTACCACATCATAATCTTGTTCTCTGTTCACCCAATCAAAAATTTGCTCTGATTCATTGAACATGATCTCTGTCCCCCTGATATTCAACCAgcggcagtcagcattttttaaaaaatgctaacCATTGCAAGCTACATTATGCCCCAATATTCTGTTCTGGGCCACATCTagtcactggcactgaatattaagGCATAATTTTGGGTGATCTAGCCACCCGGAGCTTCTATGGGCCTGTCCAATATCCATCTGGTCCCATATAAGAGTTATGCAGGCCCTCACTAATGTAGGGCTGAGGCCATTTGTTAACCTGTGTTATCATTAGGCAGATCTCCCTGCTGATGGATGTTGTAT is a window from the Geotrypetes seraphini chromosome 1, aGeoSer1.1, whole genome shotgun sequence genome containing:
- the LOC117366153 gene encoding alcohol dehydrogenase class-3 isoform X1, translating into MSGRTGIIRSLRAELSAAEDMVHVGKVIKCKAAVAWEAGKPLSFEEIEVAPPQAHEVRIKIVATAVCHTDAYTLSGADPEGCFPVILGHEGAGIVESVGEGVTRVKQGDKVIPLYVPQCGECKFCKNPKTNLCQKIRVTQGKGLMPNGTSRFTCKGKQVFHFMGTSTFSEYTVVADISLAKVDDSAPLDKVCLLGCGISTGYGAVVNTAKVESGSTCAVFGLGGVGLAVIMGCKIAGASRIIGVDINKDKYSKAKEFGATECISPNDYQKPIQEVLIELTDGGVDYSFECIGNVAVMRAALEACHKGWGTSVVVGVAASGQEISTRPFQLVTGRTWKGTAFGGWKSVESVPKLVSEYIAKKIKVDEFITHTLPFGKINEAFELMHAGKSIRGVLIM
- the LOC117366153 gene encoding alcohol dehydrogenase class-3 isoform X2 produces the protein MQVIKCKAAVAWEAGKPLSFEEIEVAPPQAHEVRIKIVATAVCHTDAYTLSGADPEGCFPVILGHEGAGIVESVGEGVTRVKQGDKVIPLYVPQCGECKFCKNPKTNLCQKIRVTQGKGLMPNGTSRFTCKGKQVFHFMGTSTFSEYTVVADISLAKVDDSAPLDKVCLLGCGISTGYGAVVNTAKVESGSTCAVFGLGGVGLAVIMGCKIAGASRIIGVDINKDKYSKAKEFGATECISPNDYQKPIQEVLIELTDGGVDYSFECIGNVAVMRAALEACHKGWGTSVVVGVAASGQEISTRPFQLVTGRTWKGTAFGGWKSVESVPKLVSEYIAKKIKVDEFITHTLPFGKINEAFELMHAGKSIRGVLIM